The genomic interval AATGCCATGCTCCGACGCGGCAACAAGCACGGGCGCATCGGAGGGGACGCCCGGACTCACGACGATTGTACCGGCCTCGAATACGGCCGGACTGTGCCCGCCAAATTCCACCGCCGCGCCGATCGCCTCCATTTCCGCTCTTGCACCCTGGAAACGCGCTTCCTCCCCGAACTCGCTCAGGAGCACGTCTTTGCCGTGATATCGCAGCAAACGCGCGGCGGCGAGTCCGCTGCGCGCCGCACCAATCACACTGACGCGGGAGAGATTCATATCGGAAGGACCGGACGTCATCAGCGGACCTTGAAGGTGATAAGACTGAGAATTGCGAGAATCACGGCCACGATATAAAAACGCATCACGATCTTCGGTTCCGACCAACCGAGCAGTTCGAAGTGATGATGCATCGGCGCCATCCGGAATACTCTTCGACCTTGTCCGTACTTCCGTTTTGTGTATTTGAACCAGGCCTTCTGAACGAGCACCGACACGGTTTCCGCGAAAAAAATTCCGCCGAGTATCGGAAGCAGCAGTTCTTCCTTGATCATGACCATCACGGCACCCAGCGCTCCGCCCAGCGCAAGCGAGCCCGTGTCGCCCATAAACACCTGCGCGGGGTAGGTGTTGTACCACAGGAAGCCGAGTCCCGCACCAACCATCGCCGCGCTGAAAACGGTCAGTTCCCCGCTGCCCGGCAGATAGAAGATGTCGAGATACTGTGCGAGGCGCGCGTTGCCGCTGACGTAACAGATCACCGCGATGGCGAGGAAGGCGATGGAGATTGTCCCTATCGCGAGTCCGTCCAGCCCGTCGGTGAGATTCACCGCATTCGAGGTCGCGGTGATGATGAAGATAATCGCGGGCACGTAGAGCAGCCCGTATTCGATCGGGCCACCCTTCCAGAACGGCACCATCGTCGCAGTGCGGTGCGCTTCGAACTCGGGCATGAAATACAGCACGGCTCCCACAAGCACGCCTACGGCCACCTGGCCGACGATCTTGTATTCGCCGATTAAACCCTTGGG from Ignavibacteriota bacterium carries:
- a CDS encoding phospho-N-acetylmuramoyl-pentapeptide-transferase, which gives rise to MLTYLLEWINATYSPPGFDVFQFITFRAGAAALTSLLIAWFVGPRIITVLKKRQIGEAAKVEAPTTHLVKAGTPTMGGLIVLASALIPVALWGQLHNTYIWLILAATTLLGVVGFIDDYLKVVKKYPKGLIGEYKIVGQVAVGVLVGAVLYFMPEFEAHRTATMVPFWKGGPIEYGLLYVPAIIFIITATSNAVNLTDGLDGLAIGTISIAFLAIAVICYVSGNARLAQYLDIFYLPGSGELTVFSAAMVGAGLGFLWYNTYPAQVFMGDTGSLALGGALGAVMVMIKEELLLPILGGIFFAETVSVLVQKAWFKYTKRKYGQGRRVFRMAPMHHHFELLGWSEPKIVMRFYIVAVILAILSLITFKVR